The proteins below are encoded in one region of Pseudomonas putida S13.1.2:
- the accC gene encoding acetyl-CoA carboxylase biotin carboxylase subunit gives MFDSVLIANRGEIALRILRACRALQIRTIAVHSTADADLRHVQLADQALCIGPAASAQSYLDIDRLMEAAELTGAGAIHPGYGFLSERADFAEAVERSGRVYIGPTAAAIRLMGDKVSAKKAMLESGVPCVPGSDGALPGDPQAVADIARDVGYPLIVKAAGGGGGRGMRIVREPSQLAQAVATTREEANRAFGNPALYIERFLENPRHIEIQILADGFGNAVWLGERDCSMQRRHQKVIEESPAPGVSREAIAEIGQRCVDACMHIGYRGAGTFEFLYEDGAFYFIEMNTRIQVEHPVTELVTGIDLVVEQLRIARGEPLSFSQKDVAVTGHAIECRINAEDPWRFTPAPGTVDHWLAPGGPGVRVESHLYSGYRVPAHYDSLVAKMLTYGSNREEAVSRMRQALAETVLEGISCTIPLHRRLMDEPGFTAGGYNIHHLEHLFEQGFGQSAESPHER, from the coding sequence ATGTTTGATTCAGTTTTGATCGCCAACCGAGGCGAGATTGCCTTGAGAATCCTGCGTGCCTGCCGGGCATTGCAGATCCGGACTATCGCCGTGCACTCCACAGCAGACGCCGATCTGCGCCATGTGCAACTGGCCGACCAGGCCCTGTGTATTGGTCCCGCAGCTTCGGCGCAAAGTTATCTGGACATCGATCGCCTGATGGAGGCCGCTGAGTTGACCGGCGCGGGCGCCATCCACCCCGGCTACGGCTTTTTGTCTGAGCGAGCCGATTTTGCCGAGGCTGTCGAACGCTCCGGGCGGGTCTACATCGGCCCCACTGCTGCGGCCATTCGCCTGATGGGCGACAAGGTCAGTGCCAAGAAGGCCATGCTTGAATCCGGTGTGCCCTGCGTGCCCGGCTCGGACGGCGCTCTGCCTGGCGACCCCCAGGCGGTGGCTGATATAGCCCGGGATGTTGGGTATCCGCTGATCGTGAAGGCCGCAGGCGGTGGAGGCGGGCGGGGAATGCGCATCGTCCGCGAGCCAAGCCAGTTGGCTCAGGCGGTGGCCACCACGCGTGAGGAAGCCAATCGCGCGTTTGGGAACCCGGCCCTTTACATCGAACGTTTCCTCGAAAATCCGCGGCATATCGAAATCCAGATACTGGCGGACGGATTCGGCAATGCCGTATGGCTCGGCGAGCGTGACTGTTCCATGCAACGGCGGCATCAGAAGGTGATCGAAGAATCTCCTGCCCCCGGTGTTTCGCGGGAGGCTATCGCAGAGATCGGGCAACGCTGTGTCGACGCCTGTATGCACATCGGCTATCGCGGCGCGGGCACTTTCGAGTTTCTCTACGAAGACGGGGCTTTCTACTTCATCGAGATGAACACCCGAATCCAGGTCGAGCATCCGGTGACTGAGTTGGTGACCGGTATCGATCTGGTGGTGGAGCAGTTGCGAATCGCCCGGGGGGAGCCTCTGTCGTTCAGCCAGAAGGATGTTGCCGTGACCGGGCACGCCATTGAGTGTCGCATCAACGCCGAGGACCCATGGCGGTTCACGCCGGCACCGGGCACAGTCGACCATTGGCTTGCGCCTGGCGGCCCGGGAGTTCGTGTCGAGTCCCACTTGTATTCCGGGTACCGAGTACCGGCCCATTACGACTCGCTGGTGGCCAAGATGCTTACGTATGGCAGCAACCGCGAGGAGGCCGTCAGCAGGATGCGCCAGGCACTGGCAGAAACCGTGCTGGAGGGGATTTCATGCACTATTCCACTGCATAGACGGTTGATGGATGAACCTGGTTTCACAGCTGGCGGCTACAACATCCATCACCTGGAACATCTTTTCGAACAAGGCTTTGGTCAGTCTGCGGAGAGCCCTCATGAGCGTTGA
- a CDS encoding OprD family porin: MRAHWPVVPAVLCLTFATDLRAAGFLEDSRANVDFRNLYFDRDFRQPGGNTANGQSQAREWGQAAVLTLQSGFTQGTFGLGIDGVAMTGLNLDSSPDRAGTGMFPTERDGSSDDEFSRLGASFKLKYSKTLVRSGVMAFRKPVLQSADSRLLPGLFKATTLESSELAGLTLQAARVTKTMGLDSSTWERLTSRYGGRSGDFILYGADYALNDKSQLRAYYGKLDGIYQHTLANYLGRVDFTVDRHLSFDLRWAKAGEVEDFRDIDNRAVGALVGFRQKHHTLSLGFQKMSGHDAYPYVNGTDPYLVNFVQILQFSNAGERSWQLRYDLDLAAWGVPGLSFMSRYVRGDQVQLSSGGEGREWERNSEVTYVIQGGSWKNASIKWRNATVRSTFGNDIDENRLVISYPLSLF; encoded by the coding sequence ATGCGTGCACATTGGCCCGTGGTACCTGCTGTCCTGTGTTTGACCTTTGCAACGGACCTGAGAGCCGCTGGCTTTCTCGAAGACAGCCGGGCAAACGTCGACTTCAGAAACCTGTATTTCGATCGAGACTTTCGCCAGCCTGGAGGTAACACTGCAAACGGGCAAAGCCAGGCACGGGAATGGGGTCAAGCCGCCGTTCTTACACTCCAATCCGGATTTACTCAAGGCACGTTTGGGCTGGGGATCGATGGCGTCGCCATGACCGGCCTCAACCTCGATTCCAGCCCAGATCGTGCAGGCACCGGCATGTTCCCAACTGAGCGTGACGGCAGTTCGGATGATGAATTCAGCCGACTGGGCGCGAGCTTCAAATTGAAGTACTCCAAGACACTTGTTCGCTCAGGTGTCATGGCCTTCCGTAAGCCCGTGCTTCAAAGCGCCGACTCTCGTCTGTTGCCTGGTCTGTTCAAAGCCACCACGCTGGAATCCAGTGAGCTGGCGGGCCTGACGCTTCAGGCTGCACGCGTGACGAAGACGATGGGTTTGGATTCATCCACCTGGGAGCGGCTGACCAGCCGCTATGGCGGGCGCAGCGGCGATTTCATCCTTTACGGAGCGGATTACGCGCTGAATGACAAAAGCCAACTCCGGGCGTATTACGGAAAGCTGGACGGCATTTACCAACACACGCTGGCCAATTACCTAGGGCGCGTCGATTTCACGGTGGATCGACACCTCTCTTTCGATTTGCGCTGGGCGAAGGCGGGGGAGGTAGAGGACTTTCGCGACATCGACAACAGGGCAGTGGGCGCCTTGGTAGGGTTCCGCCAGAAGCACCACACATTGAGTCTGGGCTTCCAGAAAATGAGCGGGCACGATGCTTATCCGTACGTAAACGGAACCGATCCCTACCTTGTTAACTTCGTTCAGATCCTGCAGTTCTCCAATGCTGGAGAGCGTTCATGGCAGTTGCGCTACGATCTGGATCTGGCCGCATGGGGTGTTCCTGGGTTGAGCTTCATGAGCCGATACGTCCGGGGCGACCAAGTACAACTTTCGAGCGGCGGCGAAGGACGAGAATGGGAGCGCAATAGTGAGGTCACCTATGTCATTCAGGGCGGCTCATGGAAAAACGCCTCAATCAAATGGCGCAACGCCACTGTCCGCTCAACCTTTGGCAATGATATCGACGAAAACCGCCTCGTGATCAGCTACCCACTGAGCCTGTTCTGA
- a CDS encoding LysR family transcriptional regulator has protein sequence MNTRFIEAFLQIARLKSFRAAAEHLHLTQAAISNRIASLEEEIGARLFERETRELKLTAVGSRLVDYGERMLDLEQEIRHLGRPSHEVLGLVRIGAVDSVVHTWLIAFLKRLQSTYPGIEVQLTSETSAGVYKALRDGVIDIALQTHPIEGDGITSIPCLSIATGWIVSNQAMISTQQPILDLLGQPTITMSQNSQPHLVLKELYRRFCLPVGKTHHVSSISALVQLVEAGFGNAFVPLAPVRYAIESGRVRMVDCGLPIPNQPLVVSYTQAHSSEAIRLVAELACLECDQYVRTLVPPYAAT, from the coding sequence ATGAATACGCGTTTCATCGAGGCGTTCTTGCAGATTGCAAGGCTGAAAAGCTTCAGAGCTGCGGCCGAGCATTTGCACCTGACTCAGGCTGCCATATCCAATCGGATCGCTTCGCTTGAAGAAGAGATCGGTGCTCGGTTATTTGAGCGGGAGACACGAGAGCTCAAGCTGACTGCGGTCGGCTCGCGGCTGGTCGATTATGGCGAGCGCATGCTGGATCTGGAACAAGAGATCCGCCACCTGGGTCGGCCCAGTCACGAAGTTTTGGGGTTGGTACGCATTGGCGCTGTAGACAGCGTGGTGCATACCTGGTTGATAGCCTTCCTGAAGCGCTTGCAGTCGACATATCCTGGTATCGAAGTTCAGCTGACCTCGGAAACTAGCGCCGGTGTCTACAAGGCGCTGCGTGATGGGGTGATCGATATCGCCCTGCAGACGCATCCCATCGAAGGTGACGGTATCACCAGCATTCCCTGCCTCTCGATCGCCACAGGGTGGATAGTAAGCAACCAGGCGATGATCAGTACCCAGCAGCCCATTCTGGATTTGCTGGGTCAGCCAACCATTACCATGAGCCAGAACTCACAGCCGCATCTGGTGCTCAAGGAGCTCTATCGCAGATTCTGCCTCCCGGTCGGCAAGACGCATCACGTCAGCTCCATATCCGCACTGGTGCAGCTCGTTGAGGCTGGGTTTGGTAACGCGTTCGTTCCCCTTGCGCCCGTGCGTTATGCAATTGAGTCGGGTCGAGTGAGGATGGTGGATTGCGGCCTGCCGATCCCTAACCAGCCATTGGTTGTAAGCTACACCCAAGCGCATTCGTCCGAGGCTATTCGATTGGTAGCCGAGCTTGCCTGTCTTGAATGCGACCAGTACGTGCGCACACTCGTGCCGCCATACGCTGCCACCTGA
- a CDS encoding MFS transporter — MSNEAVDIKAWIDDRPVSRYQWLIMALCFLVVLFDGFDVAVMGFVAPSLIQEWGLTRAAFGPVMSAGMVGLAIGALTAGPYADRLGRKRVLLIAVTGFSVLSLACAFARNPYELGMLRLLTGVALGAALPNTTTLLSEYLPERNRALFITIMFTGFNMGSGLGGFLAAWLIPAYGWHAVLLAGGIMPLVLLPLLWLWLPESARFLAARSAPAAEIAKVLNRLGGAFTAATRFIVSEGQSNHKAPVRMLFTGQFRFGTLALWSTYFMGLLVIYLTMGWMPTLLRDSGLSIERAASITGLFQLGGTVGAIAVGWAMDRRNPNRVIAGAYVLGGLCILLLGATSLESTLLAVGVTAAGFFMSGAQTGLNAFAPGYYPTDFRATGVSWMLGIGRFGAIFGSLIGGAVLSMGFAVPVLFALLSVPAFIAAMAILANGHARRRPSQAAVAQ; from the coding sequence ATGAGCAACGAAGCGGTCGATATCAAGGCATGGATCGACGACCGACCAGTATCCCGGTATCAGTGGCTCATCATGGCCCTGTGCTTTCTGGTTGTTCTGTTCGATGGTTTCGATGTGGCGGTGATGGGTTTTGTCGCACCTTCATTGATCCAGGAGTGGGGCCTTACCCGTGCGGCTTTTGGCCCGGTCATGAGCGCCGGCATGGTAGGCCTTGCGATTGGCGCTTTGACCGCAGGCCCTTACGCTGACCGCTTGGGTCGCAAGCGGGTGCTGCTGATCGCCGTGACTGGGTTCAGTGTGCTGAGCCTGGCCTGCGCTTTTGCCCGCAACCCCTACGAGCTGGGCATGCTGCGTTTGCTCACCGGGGTAGCCTTGGGTGCAGCGCTGCCGAACACCACCACTTTGCTGTCTGAATACCTGCCAGAGCGGAATCGCGCGCTTTTCATCACCATCATGTTTACAGGCTTCAACATGGGTTCCGGGCTTGGGGGTTTTCTGGCTGCCTGGCTGATCCCGGCGTATGGGTGGCATGCAGTATTGCTCGCGGGGGGCATCATGCCGTTGGTACTGCTTCCGCTTCTTTGGTTGTGGTTGCCTGAATCGGCACGGTTCCTTGCTGCTCGCAGTGCACCTGCTGCCGAGATCGCCAAGGTGTTGAACCGGCTCGGTGGTGCGTTCACTGCCGCTACGCGGTTCATCGTCAGCGAGGGCCAATCGAATCACAAGGCACCGGTACGCATGCTGTTCACCGGTCAGTTCCGTTTCGGCACGCTCGCGCTGTGGAGCACCTATTTCATGGGCCTGCTGGTGATTTACCTGACCATGGGCTGGATGCCCACACTGTTGCGTGACAGTGGCTTGTCCATCGAGCGGGCAGCCAGCATCACAGGCTTGTTCCAGCTCGGCGGTACCGTTGGCGCCATTGCAGTGGGCTGGGCAATGGATCGGCGCAACCCCAATCGCGTGATTGCCGGGGCTTATGTGCTAGGTGGCTTGTGCATCCTCTTGCTGGGCGCCACCAGCCTGGAGTCGACGCTGCTTGCCGTTGGGGTCACCGCAGCCGGGTTTTTCATGAGCGGGGCACAAACCGGGCTCAACGCATTTGCGCCTGGCTACTACCCAACAGATTTTCGCGCTACCGGGGTCAGCTGGATGTTAGGGATCGGGCGTTTTGGGGCGATCTTCGGCTCGCTCATTGGCGGCGCAGTGTTGAGTATGGGCTTCGCTGTTCCAGTGCTCTTCGCGTTGTTGAGCGTACCGGCCTTTATCGCTGCGATGGCGATCCTGGCCAACGGCCATGCCCGGCGCCGGCCAAGCCAGGCTGCAGTGGCCCAGTAG
- a CDS encoding gallate dioxygenase, with translation MARIIGGLAVSHTPTIGFAVDHDKQQDAAWAPIFEGFEPIKAWLDEKKPDVLFYIFNDHVTSFFFDHYGAFTLGVDERYEVADEGGNPRDLPAVNGHAALSRHIGESLVADEFDMGFFRDKPLDHGFFSPMSALLACDDGWPVEIVPLQVGVLQFPIPSARRCYKLGQALRRAIESYPEDLKVAIVATGGVSHQVHGERCGFNNPEWDAQFLDLLIHDPLRLTEMTLAEFATLGGLEGAEVITWLIMRGALSSNVKKLHQDYYLPSMTGIATLLLENEDRPVPVETTARHLKHMRHQLDGIEKLEGTYPFTLERSAKGYRLNKFLHRMIEPDWRRRFLETPEALFDEAGLSEEECDLLRRRDWRGLIQYGAIFFVLEKLAAVVGVPNLQVYAAMRGQSLEDFMKTRNQQVLYSVAGKP, from the coding sequence ATGGCACGTATTATCGGCGGCCTCGCCGTCTCTCATACACCCACTATCGGGTTCGCGGTCGACCACGACAAGCAGCAAGATGCGGCGTGGGCCCCAATTTTCGAAGGGTTCGAGCCAATCAAGGCCTGGCTCGATGAGAAAAAGCCCGACGTCCTCTTCTATATCTTCAACGATCACGTGACATCGTTCTTCTTCGACCACTACGGTGCTTTTACCCTTGGCGTCGATGAACGCTATGAGGTTGCAGACGAGGGCGGAAACCCTCGTGATCTGCCTGCGGTGAATGGCCATGCGGCACTGTCCCGGCACATCGGCGAAAGCCTGGTGGCTGACGAATTCGACATGGGGTTTTTCCGTGACAAGCCGCTTGATCACGGGTTCTTTTCCCCCATGTCTGCGTTGCTTGCCTGCGACGACGGCTGGCCGGTAGAAATTGTTCCGCTACAGGTAGGCGTGCTGCAATTCCCCATTCCGAGTGCCCGTCGCTGCTACAAGCTGGGGCAGGCGCTGCGCCGGGCGATTGAAAGTTATCCAGAGGATCTCAAGGTGGCCATTGTGGCCACAGGTGGGGTTTCTCACCAGGTCCATGGCGAGCGCTGTGGGTTCAACAACCCCGAATGGGATGCGCAGTTCCTGGATCTGCTGATACATGACCCGCTGCGCCTCACGGAAATGACCCTAGCCGAATTCGCTACGTTAGGTGGGCTGGAAGGGGCAGAGGTGATCACCTGGTTGATCATGCGAGGTGCGCTGTCATCCAACGTGAAGAAGCTGCACCAGGACTACTACCTGCCGTCGATGACAGGTATTGCAACGCTGCTGCTGGAGAATGAGGATCGACCGGTGCCCGTCGAAACCACCGCCCGGCACCTCAAGCACATGCGGCACCAGCTCGACGGCATCGAAAAGCTGGAAGGTACTTACCCGTTCACGCTGGAGCGAAGCGCCAAGGGCTACCGCCTGAACAAGTTTCTGCACCGCATGATCGAACCTGACTGGCGCCGTCGCTTTCTGGAAACGCCAGAGGCGCTTTTTGATGAGGCGGGTTTGAGCGAAGAAGAATGCGACCTGTTACGCCGCCGTGACTGGCGAGGGCTGATCCAGTACGGCGCAATCTTCTTCGTACTGGAAAAGCTTGCTGCGGTAGTGGGGGTGCCAAACCTGCAGGTGTACGCCGCGATGCGTGGGCAGAGCCTGGAAGACTTCATGAAGACGCGCAACCAGCAGGTGCTGTATTCGGTGGCCGGCAAGCCATAA
- a CDS encoding LysR family transcriptional regulator yields the protein MEIRELPGLMHVRAFVRVAELGSVSKASSALYRAQSVVTRSISELEARLNAPLFERHTNGMRLTGYGERVLPRARRVLEELGSVPRLLAPADKQPVEPLYLFQVKRLQIFVSLCETHHMQTVANLMGLTQPAISSTLKVMESGCGQTLFERTPRGLQPTRTSHEILFPIRRALNELRHMETDISALHGQLQGAVHVGALPLGRTRILPAAIVRLMAAHPHIQVITNESPFDLLATELRAGDVDFIFGALRSAAYASDLTGEKLLSEEMVLVARQHHPLAKSLNYSALSTAKWVLPRAGSPARQMLDGCFTALGMASPHPVVESADMAIIRGLLLRSDMIAAVSAHQLEQEIASGELCVLPVELKQTSRAIGLTYRNGCLHSPVAQALMDMIRAVTGEQATA from the coding sequence ATGGAAATCAGGGAGCTGCCAGGCTTGATGCACGTGCGGGCATTCGTGCGCGTCGCGGAGCTCGGGAGTGTTTCCAAAGCTTCATCAGCCTTGTACCGCGCGCAGTCTGTGGTTACACGCTCGATCTCCGAGCTGGAGGCCCGCTTGAATGCGCCTCTGTTCGAGCGTCACACCAATGGCATGCGTCTTACCGGCTATGGTGAGCGCGTGCTGCCGCGGGCGCGCAGGGTGCTGGAGGAGCTCGGCTCTGTACCTCGGCTGCTTGCCCCGGCAGACAAGCAGCCCGTGGAGCCGCTGTACCTGTTCCAGGTCAAGCGGCTGCAGATTTTCGTGAGCCTCTGCGAGACGCATCACATGCAGACCGTTGCGAACCTCATGGGCTTGACTCAGCCGGCCATCAGCTCAACGCTCAAGGTCATGGAGAGCGGCTGTGGCCAAACGCTGTTCGAGCGAACCCCTCGAGGCCTGCAACCTACCCGCACGAGCCACGAAATACTGTTCCCCATCCGGCGTGCACTCAATGAACTGCGCCACATGGAAACAGACATCTCAGCCCTTCACGGCCAATTGCAAGGCGCAGTGCATGTGGGCGCCCTGCCCCTGGGCCGAACGCGAATCTTGCCTGCAGCCATCGTGCGCCTGATGGCCGCCCACCCCCATATTCAGGTGATTACCAACGAAAGCCCTTTCGACCTGCTGGCCACCGAGTTGCGCGCGGGCGATGTGGACTTCATCTTCGGTGCGTTGCGCAGTGCGGCTTACGCAAGTGACCTTACAGGAGAGAAGCTGCTGTCCGAAGAAATGGTGCTTGTGGCCCGGCAACACCACCCACTCGCGAAAAGCCTGAACTACAGCGCGCTTTCAACCGCAAAATGGGTATTGCCAAGGGCCGGTTCACCCGCGCGCCAGATGCTGGATGGATGTTTCACTGCACTGGGCATGGCCAGCCCACACCCGGTGGTTGAAAGCGCCGATATGGCCATCATCAGAGGTTTGTTGCTGCGTTCCGACATGATCGCAGCCGTTTCCGCACACCAGTTGGAGCAGGAAATCGCCTCTGGCGAGTTATGTGTCTTGCCTGTCGAGTTGAAACAGACTTCCCGCGCCATTGGGCTGACATACCGAAACGGCTGCCTGCACTCGCCAGTAGCGCAGGCCCTGATGGACATGATCCGCGCAGTGACGGGCGAGCAGGCAACCGCCTAG
- the galB gene encoding 4-oxalmesaconate hydratase, with the protein MTGSQKNALVVSAHSADFVWRAGGAIALHAQQGYNVHIVCLSYGERGESAKLWRKGDMSEGKVKAARQEEAMAAAEILGASVEFFDIGDYPMRADKDTLFRLADVMRRVQPAFVLSHSLKDPYNYDHPLAMNLTQEARIIAQAEGYRPGEKIVGAPPVYAFEPHQPEQCEWRPDVFLDITDVWDKKYAAIQCMAGQEHLWEYYTRVALQRGVQAKRNVGITCARNIVYAEGYQSIFPRVTESLA; encoded by the coding sequence ATGACAGGATCACAAAAAAACGCATTGGTTGTCAGCGCCCATTCTGCCGATTTTGTATGGCGTGCAGGTGGCGCTATCGCGCTGCACGCCCAGCAGGGTTACAACGTGCACATCGTTTGCCTGTCCTACGGCGAACGGGGCGAGTCTGCAAAACTTTGGCGAAAGGGCGACATGAGTGAGGGCAAGGTGAAAGCTGCCCGCCAGGAGGAGGCGATGGCTGCAGCCGAAATACTTGGCGCAAGTGTGGAGTTTTTCGACATTGGGGATTACCCCATGCGGGCTGACAAGGACACGCTGTTCCGCCTGGCCGATGTCATGCGCCGCGTCCAGCCGGCTTTCGTACTCAGCCACTCGCTGAAGGACCCGTACAACTACGACCATCCGCTGGCAATGAACCTCACTCAGGAAGCGAGGATCATCGCCCAGGCAGAAGGTTACCGACCAGGCGAGAAGATTGTCGGGGCACCCCCGGTCTATGCCTTTGAGCCGCATCAGCCCGAACAGTGTGAGTGGCGCCCGGATGTGTTCCTGGACATCACCGATGTATGGGACAAGAAATACGCTGCGATTCAATGCATGGCCGGGCAGGAACACCTGTGGGAGTACTACACACGTGTCGCCCTGCAGCGTGGTGTACAGGCCAAGCGCAACGTTGGCATCACCTGCGCCCGCAACATTGTCTACGCCGAGGGCTACCAGAGCATCTTCCCGCGCGTGACGGAGAGCCTGGCATGA